GTCTATCAGGCGGCGGTGCTCCGCGATCAGGGCAAGGAGTTCCTCAAGCAGGCCTCGATCGCCAAGCTGTTCGCCAGCGAGATGGCGAACTGGGTGACCGACAAGGCGATTCAGATCCACGGCGGCATGGGCTACTGTCGCGACGTGCCGGTGGAGCGCATGCATCGCGACGCCAAGCTGATGGAGATCGGCGAGGGCACCAGCGAAATCCAGCGCATGGTGATCGCGCGCGAGATCCTGCGCGGCACTTGAGCGAGAGGAGCTTGCGCGGCGCCCGGGGACGGCGCGCGCCAGTTCGGTCATGAGCATTCCTTCGGGTTCGCGCATGCGCTGGGCCTCGGCGGTCTCCACGCTCGCCGACGCCGCGCCGGCGGTGGACGAGGTGGTCGAGGCGCTGCGCACCGGACTGGCTGGCGCGAGCGTCGATTTGATGCTGGCGTTCATCGGTGCCGCCCACGTCCGCCACGCCGAGGCCATGGCCGCCGAGCTGCGCCAGAAGCTCTCGCCCGGTTGCCTGTTCGGCGTCACCGCCAACGGCGTCGTGAGCCGCGAGCACGAGCTCGAGACCGGCCCGGCGCTGTCGGTGGTCGCCGCGCGGCTGCCGGGAGTGCGGGTTCGGCCGTTCGTGCTCACCCAGGATCTGTGGCGCGATGCGCTGGGCGACCCCAAGGTGTTCGGCGCCGCCGCACCCGGCGTGGGCGAGAGTGAGCTGGTATTGCTGACGGGCGATCCATTCTCGCTCGACGTCGAGCGCGTGCTGGCGGCGTTTCATCGCCACGCGCGCGGAGTGCGGGTGGTGGGCGGCATGGCGAGCGCCGCGCCCCGGCCACACGGCAATCGCATCGTGCTCAACGACTGGGTGGCCGACGAAGGGGGAGTGGGTGTGGCGTTGTCGGGGGCCTTGCGCGTGGACGTGATCGTCTCGCAAGGCTGCCGCCCGGTCGGGCCGCCGCTCACCGTGACACGCGCCGAGGGGCACCTGATCCTCGAATTGGACGGACAACCGGCGCTCGAGCGCGCCGAGCAGACGCTCCGCTCGCTGGGCGAGGGCGAGCGCGAGGCACTGCGCAACGGCCTCTACGTCGGCCGGCCGGCGCGGCTCGGCGCCGACGGCCGCGGCGACTGGCTGATCCGAAACCTGCTCGGCGCCGATCGCGATCGCGGCGCCCTGGCGGTCGGTGACCTGATCGCCGAGCGCGAACGCATCCGCCTGCACGTGCGCGATCGCGACGCGGCACGCGAGGATCTCGAGATGCTGCTCTCGCCGCAGGCCTTCGACGGCCAGGCGGGCGCCGCGCTGCTGTTCGCGTGCAACGGTCGCGGCCGGGGTCTGCATGGCGTCCCCGACGGGGATCTCGGCCTCTTGCAGAGCGCGCTGGGTGGCGTGCCGGCGGCCGGAATGTTCTGCGCCGGCGAGATCGGACCGGTGGGCGAGCGCAATTTCCTGCACGGCCACACCGCCAGCATCGCCATCGTCCGCGAGGCCGCGACGCGCTCATGAACCAGACGCGCGCCGGCGCGTCACGGAGCGGGTTGGCGATCGCGACTCTGGCGACGCTCGTGCTGCTGCTCGCACATGCGTGGCTCTATCGGTTCCTCACCGACGACGCGTTCATTTCATTTCGCTACGCGCGCAATCTGGCTCACGGCCACGGCCTGGTGTTCAATCCCGGGCTCGAGCGCGTCGAGGGCTTCAGCAACTTGCTGTGGACGCTGCTGCTCGCCGGCCTGGACGCGCTCGGCCTCGCACCCGAACGCGTGGCGATCCCGCTCGGGCTCGGGTTCACCGTCGCGCTGTGGGCGGTGATCGCCGGGTGGATGGGGCGGCGCTGGAGCGCACGCGATCGACCGCTGGCGCTGGTGCCGCTCCTGTTCCTCGCGCTCTCCCGCAGCTTCGCCGTTTGGTCGACGAGCGGGCTCGAGACCCGGCTGTTCGAGCTGCTGGCGGTCGCGGGTCTCCTGCGCCTGATCGAGGAGAGCGAGTCGCTGCTGGGCGGCCGGCCGCCCGGGCCGCCGCTCGCCGCCTGGCTGCTGGGACTCGCTTCGCTCACGCGTCCCGACGGCGCGCTGATCGCGGGCTCGGCGCTGCTCGCCTCGGCGTGGGTCACGCGGGGACGCGGCCAGCGCTGGCTGCGACGCGCGCTCGGTCGCGCGTGGCCGTGGCTCGCGCTGATGGTCGCGGTCGAGGCATTCCGCTGGGCCTACTACCACGCCTGGGTGCCGAACACGTATTTCGCCAAGGTCGGCGGGCGGCTGCAGTGGGAGGCCGGACTCGAATACGTCGCGGCGTTCGCGCTCGAGTACGCCGCATTCCTCTGGCTGCCGTTCCTGATCGCGGGGATCGCCCGACTGACTCGTGCCGGCGAGCGTCCGCTGGTGCTGATCCTCGCGGCGGCCGCGATTCCCTACGGACTCTACGTGATCGCGATCGGCGGCGATCATTTCGAGTACCGGCCCCTGGACCTCTACTTCCCGCTCGTGGCGCTCGTGATGGGCGAGGGGCTGCGCGAGTGGTGCGTCACCCGCCGCGGTGCCGCGGCGGCGGTCGTGATGTCGGCCGTGATGCTGGGCGGTCTCACGCTGCTGCCATGGCGATCCCACCGAGAGTTTCCGCGCGTCTACAGCTCGGGCTTTCCCGGCTATGAGAGCTCGGCCGGTCCCGAGGCCGACCGCTATCTCGATCCGAGCGCGAATCCGATCACGCGGCTGCCCCTGGTCCGCGAATGGGCCGCGGCGCATCGGGCGCTGTTGCGCCGCGCGACCGCGCGCTTCGCCGGGGTGCGCGAGGAGGAGCACGCCCTGTTCCTCGCCCAGATGCGCGAGGAGGGGCTCGCGATCCGGAGGCTCGTCGATCAGGGACGGCTGCCGCACGATGCCTTCATCGCCACCGATTGCGTGGGGGCGGTTCCCTATCTCACCGATCTGCCCACGCTCGATCGCCACGGGCTCACCGATGCCCGGGTGGCGCGGCAGGCGTTCCTCGATCCACGCGTCGCGCACGGCAAGGAGGCGACGCCCGAGTACGCGCGCCGGCGCGGAGTGGACCTGTGGTTCCACGATCCGGCGCGATTGCTGGCGCCGCTGGCCTCGAGCCGCTTCATGCGCGCCTGGATCGAAGCGCGCGAGGCGCGCGTGCCGGTTTACGCGGCCGATGGCGGCTCGGGCGAGTGGCTGCTGGCGATGCTGCCGCGCGGCGCGGACGGGGCGGCGCGGCGCATGCCGCGACTCGCGTTCGTCGCGCTCGCCGATTCATCGGCCTCGGCCCCGATCGGCGAGCAGGCGATCGACGCCTGGCGGGAAAAGCTCGCCTCCGACTCGACCGACACCGAAGCCTGGGATGCGCTCGGCTATCTCCACGCCTCGCTCGGGCACGCCGAGGACGCTCGCGACGACTACCGCGCGCTCACGGTTCGCGAGCCCGGCGACGCCGACGCCTGGATCAACCTCGGCGTGGCCAGCGTGCGGCTCGGCGATTGGCGCGGCGCGATCGCCGCCCATGAGCGCGCGGCCGCGCTGCTCGAAGCCGCCGGCGAGGCCGGTCGCCTCGAGGAGGTGCGAGCCGAGATCGCCCGGCTCGAGCGCGGGCCGGACTCAGGTGGGGATTACCGGGCGCGCCGGCCCGCCCCGGCAGAGCCCTGAGATTCGCGGAATTTTCGAGAGTTTCGAGCCAACAAACGCGGCCAAGTTCGAGGTTTTCGCGGTCAGCCGATGTGAGAGGCTTTTCCCGCGCGCGAGTCCGCCCGCGCTCGATTCGCACCCCCGCACCCATGGTCCCGCGCCGCTCGCCTGGATTCCTCGAGGAGGCTGAAGTGTTCGCGTCGTCACGACATCCGCGCACCCGCCACGTCCTGCTGCTCCTGCTGTTGATGTTCGCTCTCGTCGTGGTCGCGCCACGCCCAGGCCATACGCCGGCCGCGCGGGCCGCGGCGGCCATCGGCGCTCACCTGAACGGGCCGGCAGGCATGGCGATGAGCGACGAGGCGATGCGCCAGATGGTGCTCGACTATTCGGCGTCGCATCCGCAGCACGTCTCGGGCCCCGCGCACCTCGCCAGCCCGCTCGCCGCGCCGGTCGATTCGTTCACCGCCGTCAACTTCCGGTTCGAGCACGACGGCAACGCCGCCACCCAGGTCGACACCGCCACCATTCAGGCGGGGCAGACCATCCGCTTCAAGTGGGGAACGGGGTTCCACACCTGCATCAGCGGCACCGGAAGCAGCGATCCCGACGTGGGCACGGTCTTCAGCCACAATCTCCAGAGCGCCGCCGACAACTTCGACGTCACCATCGACACGCCTGGCACCTATCCGTTCTTCTGCAGCATTCACGAGTCCTCCGGCATGAAGGGCATCATCGTGGTCAACGCCACGGCGTCGGTGCCCGCTCCGCGCGCCGCGAACGTGGGCTTCGTCTCACCGCTCGCGCCCAATCCGACCTCGCGCGGAGTCTCATTCCGTATCGCGCTGGCCCAAGCGGGTCACGCGCGCGTCGACGTGTTCGACACGCAGGGCCGGCACATCGCGACGCCGCTCGACGGGGAGTTCGCGGCCGGGACCTTCTCGGGCTCGTGGAACGGCCTCGACGGGCGCGGCGGCCGGGTGAACGCCGGTGTGTACTCGCTGCGACTGCGCGCGCCGGGCCTCGAACAGACCAGGCAGCTCGTCTACACGCGCTGACGCCTCGGGTCCGCGCCCCGCGAGCGTCCCTGCGGGGCGCGGGCCTTTGATGTATTCTCGGGTCGATTCCGGCCTGTGCAGTTCCACGCCACCCGAGAGATTCCGTCCATGGCTTCCTATCCCGATGTCTTCATCGTGGGCGCCGCGCGCACCCCGATCGGCAAGTTCCTGGGCGGTCTCGCCCCTCTCAAGGCCTCGGACCTCGG
This Candidatus Sulfotelmatobacter sp. DNA region includes the following protein-coding sequences:
- a CDS encoding plastocyanin/azurin family copper-binding protein translates to MFASSRHPRTRHVLLLLLLMFALVVVAPRPGHTPAARAAAAIGAHLNGPAGMAMSDEAMRQMVLDYSASHPQHVSGPAHLASPLAAPVDSFTAVNFRFEHDGNAATQVDTATIQAGQTIRFKWGTGFHTCISGTGSSDPDVGTVFSHNLQSAADNFDVTIDTPGTYPFFCSIHESSGMKGIIVVNATASVPAPRAANVGFVSPLAPNPTSRGVSFRIALAQAGHARVDVFDTQGRHIATPLDGEFAAGTFSGSWNGLDGRGGRVNAGVYSLRLRAPGLEQTRQLVYTR
- a CDS encoding FIST N-terminal domain-containing protein — its product is MSIPSGSRMRWASAVSTLADAAPAVDEVVEALRTGLAGASVDLMLAFIGAAHVRHAEAMAAELRQKLSPGCLFGVTANGVVSREHELETGPALSVVAARLPGVRVRPFVLTQDLWRDALGDPKVFGAAAPGVGESELVLLTGDPFSLDVERVLAAFHRHARGVRVVGGMASAAPRPHGNRIVLNDWVADEGGVGVALSGALRVDVIVSQGCRPVGPPLTVTRAEGHLILELDGQPALERAEQTLRSLGEGEREALRNGLYVGRPARLGADGRGDWLIRNLLGADRDRGALAVGDLIAERERIRLHVRDRDAAREDLEMLLSPQAFDGQAGAALLFACNGRGRGLHGVPDGDLGLLQSALGGVPAAGMFCAGEIGPVGERNFLHGHTASIAIVREAATRS
- a CDS encoding tetratricopeptide repeat protein, which codes for MNQTRAGASRSGLAIATLATLVLLLAHAWLYRFLTDDAFISFRYARNLAHGHGLVFNPGLERVEGFSNLLWTLLLAGLDALGLAPERVAIPLGLGFTVALWAVIAGWMGRRWSARDRPLALVPLLFLALSRSFAVWSTSGLETRLFELLAVAGLLRLIEESESLLGGRPPGPPLAAWLLGLASLTRPDGALIAGSALLASAWVTRGRGQRWLRRALGRAWPWLALMVAVEAFRWAYYHAWVPNTYFAKVGGRLQWEAGLEYVAAFALEYAAFLWLPFLIAGIARLTRAGERPLVLILAAAAIPYGLYVIAIGGDHFEYRPLDLYFPLVALVMGEGLREWCVTRRGAAAAVVMSAVMLGGLTLLPWRSHREFPRVYSSGFPGYESSAGPEADRYLDPSANPITRLPLVREWAAAHRALLRRATARFAGVREEEHALFLAQMREEGLAIRRLVDQGRLPHDAFIATDCVGAVPYLTDLPTLDRHGLTDARVARQAFLDPRVAHGKEATPEYARRRGVDLWFHDPARLLAPLASSRFMRAWIEAREARVPVYAADGGSGEWLLAMLPRGADGAARRMPRLAFVALADSSASAPIGEQAIDAWREKLASDSTDTEAWDALGYLHASLGHAEDARDDYRALTVREPGDADAWINLGVASVRLGDWRGAIAAHERAAALLEAAGEAGRLEEVRAEIARLERGPDSGGDYRARRPAPAEP